From one Erinaceus europaeus chromosome 4, mEriEur2.1, whole genome shotgun sequence genomic stretch:
- the BNIP5 gene encoding protein BNIP5 isoform X2: MSMKMSDFHGLSAMELPQGPRKPPSVKRTKSLDRSQNPKMDPESQNSPWISLPVTSSSRNNGVHGSETPAGSAEAQDSMAAVLGVEDAKKDKAQKQGWLKTFVNFILKSGPEEPKEKASKKAKVKEGLPQPTETPEAPAQQTPKKKAQDKKISRKKHSHKKHSVEETKEAQDQEAEGQEARLPQTSAASHGKEANMGPACREDFIVQAIVKHFIELADLREKENGPGAAGAASLIPQPEVQETLTIESGELHPSELCSGVRSLEHEEDLPLDKALESEDPLIKMIVDYIKSSGSLYDKEQVLVPQPAAKKKPHEKKTSLKRAFSYKKHNAEEPKRSGAAGAASLESRSLKKHSYLPTCVWGHQASVSSTSDLEEPEVQETLTTDGGGLHPSELCPGAGSQDHKENLTLDKSEDAVIQKIVEILIKIGDDYEKEQAPVSQPEVIPQNPAPATKKKPSEKKTTLKKGFSHKKHGAEEPKKAGAADAISLEARLPRRPSYLPLCVGGHRASVSSTSDLEDTVFQASLPTKGGRVGSSLARCQKPEEGTCQPVGQTIQKLHDLFQEVREELGEQIKQHPSHKRYFREILDSYHQKLVAILHSQETRSTVSGRIPGKAGQFLNLPDNFAGNNSHNVISLMDFAGQYGRRHSCSQFSYKEDQQKITSPDIQSPD; this comes from the exons tGCAATGGAGCTTCCACAGGGGCCAAGGAAGCCACCATCGGTGAAGAGAACCAAGTCTTTGGACAGGTCTCAGAACCCCAAGATGGACCCAGAGTCACAGAACAGCCCATGGATTTCCCTACCTGTCACCTCTTCCTCTAGAAACAACGGGGTCCATGGTTCTGAGACCCCAGCTGGGTCTGCAGAGGCTCAGGACAGTATGGCTGCTGTCCTGGGTGTGGAGGATGCCAAGAAGGACAAGGCCCAGAAGCAGGGGTGGCTGAAGACCTTTGTGAACTTCATCCTGAAGTCAGGCCCTGAGGAACCCAAAGAGAAGGCCAGCAAGAAGGCAAAGGTGAAGGAAGGCCTCCCCCAGCCTACAGAAACTCCCGAGGCTCCCGCACAGCAAACCCCCAAGAAGAAAGCCCAGGATAAGAAGATCAGCCGCAAGAAACACAGTCACAAGAAGCACTCTGTTGAGGAAACTAAGGAAGCCCAAGATCAGGAGGCAGAAGGCCAAGAGGCAAGGCTACCCCAGACATCTGCTGCTTCCCATGGCAAGGAGGCCAACATGGGCCCAGCTTGCAGGG AGGATTTCATTGTCCAGGCAATAGTGAAACATTTCATCGAACTGGCAGACTTGAGAGAAAAAGAG AATGGACCAGGAGCTGCAGGTGCTGCAAGCCTGATCCCCCAACCTGAAGTCCAAGAGACCTTGACCATAGAGAGTGGGGAACTCCATCCCTCTGAGCTTTGCTCTGGAGTAAGGAGCCTGGAACATGAGGAGGATTTGCCCCTGGACAAAGCCCTGGAGTCTG AGGATCCTCTCATCAAGATGATAGTGGATTATATAAAAAGTTCAGGAAGCCTGTATGACAAAGAG CAAGTTCTTGTTCCACAGCCAGCTGCCAAGAAGAAACCCCATGAGAAAAAGACAAGTCTCAAGAGAGCCTTTTCTTATAAGAAGCATAATGCTGAGGAGCCCAAGAGATCAGGGGCTGCTGGTGCTGCCAGCCTGGAGTCTCGATCCCTCAAGAAGCACAGTTACCTGCCTACGTGTGTGTGGGGCCATCAGGCCTCTGTCTCCAGCACCTCTG ATTTGGAAGAACCCGAAGTCCAAGAGACCCTGACTACAGATGGTGGAGGACTGCATCCCTCTGAGCTTTGCCCTGGAGCAGGGAGTCAGGATCATAAGGAGAACTTGACCCTGGACAAGTCTG AGGATGCTGTTATCCAGAAGATAGTGGAAATACTCATAAAAATTGGAGATGACTATGAAAAAGAG CAAGCTCCTGTCTCTCAGCCTGAAGTAATACCACAAAACCCAGCACCAGCCACCAAAAAGAAACCCTCTGAGAAAAAGACAACCCTCAAGAAAGGCTTTTCTCATAAGAAGCATGGTGCTGAGGAGCCTAAGAAAGCAGGGGCTGCCGATGCCATCAGCCTGGAGGCCCGGCTACCCAGGAGACCCAGTTACCTGCCCCTATGTGTGGGGGGTCATCGAGCCTCTGTCTCCAGCACTTCTG aTCTGGAGGACACTGTGTTCCAGGCGTCCTTGCCCACCAAAGGGGGAAGAGTCGGATCTTCCCTAGCCAGATGCCAAAAACCAGAAGAGGGAACATGTCAACCTG TGGGCCAGACCATTCAGAAGCTGCATGACCTTTTCCAAGAAGTGCGTGAGGAGTTGGGGGAGCAG ATCAAGCAACACCCCAGCCACAAGAGGTATTTTCGAGAGATCTTAGATTCCTATCATCAAAAGCTGGTGGCCATCCTGCACAGCCAGGAGACCCGCTCCACTGTCTCAGGAAGGATTCCAGGGAAAGCTGGCCAATTCCTTAACTTGCCTGACAACTTTGCTGGTAATAACAGTCACAATGTCATCAGCCTCATGGACTTTGCTGGACAGTATGGTCGAAGACACAGTTGCAGCCAGTTCTCATACAAAGAAGACCAACAG AAAATCACAAGTCCTGATATCCAAAGTCCAGACTGA
- the BNIP5 gene encoding protein BNIP5 isoform X1 — translation MSMKMSDFHGLSAMELPQGPRKPPSVKRTKSLDRSQNPKMDPESQNSPWISLPVTSSSRNNGVHGSETPAGSAEAQDSMAAVLGVEDAKKDKAQKQGWLKTFVNFILKSGPEEPKEKASKKAKVKEGLPQPTETPEAPAQQTPKKKAQDKKISRKKHSHKKHSVEETKEAQDQEAEGQEARLPQTSAASHGKEANMGPACREDFIVQAIVKHFIELADLREKENGPGAAGAASLIPQPEVQETLTIESGELHPSELCSGVRSLEHEEDLPLDKALESEDPLIKMIVDYIKSSGSLYDKEQVLVPQPAAKKKPHEKKTSLKRAFSYKKHNAEEPKRSGAAGAASLESRSLKKHSYLPTCVWGHQASVSSTSDLEEPEVQETLTTDGGGLHPSELCPGAGSQDHKENLTLDKSEDAVIQKIVEILIKIGDDYEKEQAPVSQPEVIPQNPAPATKKKPSEKKTTLKKGFSHKKHGAEEPKKAGAADAISLEARLPRRPSYLPLCVGGHRASVSSTSDLEDTVFQASLPTKGGRVGSSLARCQKPEEGTCQPVGQTIQKLHDLFQEVREELGEQIKQHPSHKRYFREILDSYHQKLVAILHSQETRSTVSGRIPGKAGQFLNLPDNFAGNNSHNVISLMDFAGQYGRRHSCSQFSYKEDQQVRKDNPDQMTASSGSTQDPFSVLSPFLLG, via the exons tGCAATGGAGCTTCCACAGGGGCCAAGGAAGCCACCATCGGTGAAGAGAACCAAGTCTTTGGACAGGTCTCAGAACCCCAAGATGGACCCAGAGTCACAGAACAGCCCATGGATTTCCCTACCTGTCACCTCTTCCTCTAGAAACAACGGGGTCCATGGTTCTGAGACCCCAGCTGGGTCTGCAGAGGCTCAGGACAGTATGGCTGCTGTCCTGGGTGTGGAGGATGCCAAGAAGGACAAGGCCCAGAAGCAGGGGTGGCTGAAGACCTTTGTGAACTTCATCCTGAAGTCAGGCCCTGAGGAACCCAAAGAGAAGGCCAGCAAGAAGGCAAAGGTGAAGGAAGGCCTCCCCCAGCCTACAGAAACTCCCGAGGCTCCCGCACAGCAAACCCCCAAGAAGAAAGCCCAGGATAAGAAGATCAGCCGCAAGAAACACAGTCACAAGAAGCACTCTGTTGAGGAAACTAAGGAAGCCCAAGATCAGGAGGCAGAAGGCCAAGAGGCAAGGCTACCCCAGACATCTGCTGCTTCCCATGGCAAGGAGGCCAACATGGGCCCAGCTTGCAGGG AGGATTTCATTGTCCAGGCAATAGTGAAACATTTCATCGAACTGGCAGACTTGAGAGAAAAAGAG AATGGACCAGGAGCTGCAGGTGCTGCAAGCCTGATCCCCCAACCTGAAGTCCAAGAGACCTTGACCATAGAGAGTGGGGAACTCCATCCCTCTGAGCTTTGCTCTGGAGTAAGGAGCCTGGAACATGAGGAGGATTTGCCCCTGGACAAAGCCCTGGAGTCTG AGGATCCTCTCATCAAGATGATAGTGGATTATATAAAAAGTTCAGGAAGCCTGTATGACAAAGAG CAAGTTCTTGTTCCACAGCCAGCTGCCAAGAAGAAACCCCATGAGAAAAAGACAAGTCTCAAGAGAGCCTTTTCTTATAAGAAGCATAATGCTGAGGAGCCCAAGAGATCAGGGGCTGCTGGTGCTGCCAGCCTGGAGTCTCGATCCCTCAAGAAGCACAGTTACCTGCCTACGTGTGTGTGGGGCCATCAGGCCTCTGTCTCCAGCACCTCTG ATTTGGAAGAACCCGAAGTCCAAGAGACCCTGACTACAGATGGTGGAGGACTGCATCCCTCTGAGCTTTGCCCTGGAGCAGGGAGTCAGGATCATAAGGAGAACTTGACCCTGGACAAGTCTG AGGATGCTGTTATCCAGAAGATAGTGGAAATACTCATAAAAATTGGAGATGACTATGAAAAAGAG CAAGCTCCTGTCTCTCAGCCTGAAGTAATACCACAAAACCCAGCACCAGCCACCAAAAAGAAACCCTCTGAGAAAAAGACAACCCTCAAGAAAGGCTTTTCTCATAAGAAGCATGGTGCTGAGGAGCCTAAGAAAGCAGGGGCTGCCGATGCCATCAGCCTGGAGGCCCGGCTACCCAGGAGACCCAGTTACCTGCCCCTATGTGTGGGGGGTCATCGAGCCTCTGTCTCCAGCACTTCTG aTCTGGAGGACACTGTGTTCCAGGCGTCCTTGCCCACCAAAGGGGGAAGAGTCGGATCTTCCCTAGCCAGATGCCAAAAACCAGAAGAGGGAACATGTCAACCTG TGGGCCAGACCATTCAGAAGCTGCATGACCTTTTCCAAGAAGTGCGTGAGGAGTTGGGGGAGCAG ATCAAGCAACACCCCAGCCACAAGAGGTATTTTCGAGAGATCTTAGATTCCTATCATCAAAAGCTGGTGGCCATCCTGCACAGCCAGGAGACCCGCTCCACTGTCTCAGGAAGGATTCCAGGGAAAGCTGGCCAATTCCTTAACTTGCCTGACAACTTTGCTGGTAATAACAGTCACAATGTCATCAGCCTCATGGACTTTGCTGGACAGTATGGTCGAAGACACAGTTGCAGCCAGTTCTCATACAAAGAAGACCAACAGGTAAGAAAGGACAATCCAGACCAAATGACAGCTAGCTCAGGGTCAACACAGGACCCATTTTCTGTCCTCTCCCCATTCTTGCTTGGTTAA